In the genome of Nonlabens sp. MB-3u-79, one region contains:
- a CDS encoding CYTH domain-containing protein produces the protein MTEIERKFLLKNTDFLKGIEGKRITQGYICTDPERTVRVRIKSDQGFLTIKGKSNDSGLSRYEWEKEITTQEAEQLLQLCLPGVIDKTRYEVIIENHLWEIDIFHGENKGLTLAEIELQSEEEPFLKPEWIDKEVTGDKQYYNSYISEKPYSIW, from the coding sequence ATGACAGAAATAGAACGCAAATTCCTACTTAAAAACACCGATTTCCTAAAAGGTATAGAAGGAAAACGCATCACGCAAGGTTATATATGTACAGATCCAGAACGTACGGTACGGGTGCGTATAAAAAGCGATCAAGGTTTTCTAACCATAAAAGGAAAGTCTAACGATAGTGGTCTCTCTCGTTATGAATGGGAGAAAGAGATAACCACACAGGAGGCGGAACAATTACTGCAATTATGTTTACCTGGCGTGATCGATAAAACAAGGTATGAAGTAATTATAGAAAATCATCTTTGGGAAATAGACATTTTCCACGGAGAGAATAAAGGCCTCACACTAGCCGAAATTGAACTACAATCAGAAGAAGAGCCCTTCTTAAAACCAGAATGGATCGACAAAGAAGTCACTGGGGATAAACAGTATTACAATTCTTATATCAGTGAAAAGCCTTATTCTATATGGTAG
- a CDS encoding NAD(P)H-binding protein — protein MEFTAIIIGASGLTGNILLSQLLEDKRYAKVVTLSRKRIDNKNPKHHNHLADLFDPSTYKEFLKGDHLFICTGTTKAKTPNKEEYYKIEHDLPLGVATVAKENGVRKIIAISALGANPDSNISYNRGKGEMERDLEALSFEENYFVQPALIGGQRNEKRAFESAWKKFQKLIDPLLSGALKKYRTIEPETIASAIIYIAINGCDKNRIESDELKKIADRHEAVGSRQ, from the coding sequence ATGGAATTTACCGCTATCATTATAGGCGCCTCAGGCCTAACAGGAAACATCTTACTCTCGCAACTGTTAGAAGATAAGAGGTATGCTAAGGTAGTTACGCTTTCGCGAAAGCGTATCGACAACAAAAACCCAAAACATCATAATCACCTAGCCGATTTATTTGATCCCTCCACCTATAAGGAGTTCTTAAAAGGGGACCACCTTTTTATATGCACGGGAACCACGAAGGCCAAAACTCCAAACAAAGAAGAATACTACAAAATCGAACATGATTTACCGCTCGGAGTGGCAACAGTAGCAAAAGAAAACGGAGTGCGTAAAATAATTGCTATTTCTGCTTTAGGTGCAAACCCAGATAGCAACATCTCTTATAATCGCGGCAAAGGAGAAATGGAACGAGACCTGGAGGCTTTGAGTTTTGAAGAAAACTATTTCGTCCAGCCAGCACTCATAGGAGGTCAACGCAATGAAAAAAGAGCATTTGAAAGTGCGTGGAAAAAATTTCAAAAACTTATTGATCCGTTATTGTCCGGCGCTCTCAAAAAATACAGAACTATAGAGCCAGAAACTATTGCGAGCGCTATAATTTATATAGCGATAAACGGTTGTGATAAGAATAGAATAGAAAGTGATGAGTTGAAGAAAATTGCCGATAGGCATGAGGCAGTAGGCAGTAGGCAGTAG